From a region of the Myroides sp. JBRI-B21084 genome:
- a CDS encoding OsmC family protein, with product MSQEQISLLSFVSQNQLHIKSNDLQLSINQNNTKKQSNTHLEYLLAGLATCVNKVGHEIADDLGMHLKSIQIEIKGTINIALPNHFETIDLVVKPITTADLTTLKFWMDEIKERCPIYNTLLSSTPINLVVTKDYTQNVA from the coding sequence ATGAGCCAAGAACAAATTTCATTGTTAAGTTTTGTAAGTCAAAACCAATTACACATTAAAAGCAACGATTTACAATTATCAATAAATCAAAACAACACAAAAAAACAGTCAAACACCCATTTAGAGTATCTATTAGCGGGTTTGGCAACGTGTGTTAACAAAGTAGGACATGAAATTGCTGATGATTTAGGTATGCATTTAAAATCGATACAAATTGAAATTAAAGGCACAATAAACATCGCCTTACCAAATCATTTTGAAACCATTGACTTGGTTGTAAAACCAATTACAACGGCCGATTTAACAACTTTAAAATTTTGGATGGATGAAATTAAAGAACGTTGTCCTATTTACAATACACTTTTAAGCAGCACGCCAATAAACCTTGTTGTTACTAAAGATTACACGCAAAACGTAGCTTAA